A DNA window from Sphingobacteriaceae bacterium contains the following coding sequences:
- the rph gene encoding rifamycin-inactivating phosphotransferase: MTIRQQSPNGKAAVDGTGPYVLALHQVDLTCRDLVGGKAAPLGELARTAGIRVPPGICVTTRAFRPMLDQAPAVGRLLHRLASLKPDESDAIRAVSAEIRRVIESTSIPDDVAAAVRQALLRLGEDGAYAVRSSATAEDLPAASFAGQHDTYLNVVGPAAILSHIRRCWASLFTEAAVTYRLRNNMDHRQVEMAVIVQQMVFPRASGVLFTADPVTGHRKTSVVEAVLGLGDALVSGRVNPDVYKVRDGTVITQQPADPAGQGQPVLDHEQIGRLVNLGRRIQQHFGHPQDIEWCLAGDDFYILQSRPITTLFPIPETGEPEYRVYVYVGHQQMMTDPMKPLGISFWQMTAGRPMYEAGGRLFVDVTAELASPVKRAALVEGLGRSDPLIGDALKTLLARGDFVQSLPDAGSAAPPTGGPASSMATGPDIPTDPAIVDALVASGQAALEALQRGIKGKSGGALFDFILADVQELKRFLMDPQSMQVIRAAMAAAQWLNEQLAVWLGEKNLADTFSRSVPDNVTSAMGLALLEVADAIRPHREVVAFLAKVVEEGNDQTFLEEMARLPGGRAARDALAAWLQQYGMRGDGEIDITRPRWRERPGSLVPIILSHIKNFEPGAGRRRFQQGLAEARRKEQEVLERLRALPGGEKKAAQTREMIRRLRTFIGYREYPKFVMVSRYFVYKQALLAEARRLVRAGVLRHPEDIYYLTFHELRDVVRTHKVDQELILKRKNAFRTYQRLTPPRVLTSEGEAIAGQYRREALPAGALAGLAVSAGTVVGRARVVLDMAKANLEPGDILVTTYTDPSWTPLFVTIGGLVTEVGGLMTHGAVIAREYGLPAVVGVEQATRLIEDGRTIRVHGTDGYVEILDEHQGRSDN, encoded by the coding sequence ATGACCATCAGGCAACAGTCGCCGAACGGGAAAGCCGCCGTCGACGGAACAGGCCCCTACGTGTTGGCTTTGCACCAAGTTGACCTGACCTGCCGAGACCTGGTAGGCGGGAAGGCCGCCCCTTTGGGGGAGTTGGCCCGCACGGCCGGCATCAGGGTGCCCCCCGGCATCTGCGTGACGACCAGGGCCTTCCGGCCCATGCTGGATCAAGCCCCCGCCGTCGGCCGACTGCTCCACCGGCTGGCCAGTCTAAAGCCCGACGAGTCCGATGCCATCCGCGCCGTCAGCGCGGAAATTCGCCGGGTTATTGAAAGCACATCAATCCCTGATGACGTAGCTGCAGCCGTCAGGCAGGCACTCCTCCGCCTGGGCGAGGACGGCGCCTACGCGGTCCGCTCCAGCGCCACCGCGGAGGACTTGCCGGCGGCCTCCTTTGCGGGACAGCATGACACCTACCTGAACGTCGTCGGACCGGCAGCCATCCTCAGCCACATTCGCCGGTGCTGGGCGTCCCTCTTCACCGAGGCTGCCGTCACCTACCGCCTGCGGAACAACATGGACCACAGGCAAGTTGAAATGGCCGTCATAGTGCAGCAAATGGTCTTTCCCAGGGCGTCCGGTGTCCTGTTTACCGCCGACCCTGTGACGGGGCACCGGAAAACCTCCGTGGTGGAGGCGGTGTTGGGGCTGGGGGATGCCCTGGTCTCGGGTCGGGTGAATCCGGACGTCTACAAGGTGCGGGACGGCACCGTCATCACCCAACAGCCCGCCGACCCGGCAGGGCAGGGGCAGCCGGTGCTCGACCATGAGCAGATCGGGCGGCTGGTGAACCTGGGCAGGCGGATCCAGCAGCACTTCGGCCATCCCCAGGACATCGAATGGTGCCTAGCCGGCGACGATTTTTACATCCTCCAGAGCCGGCCCATCACAACCCTTTTTCCCATTCCCGAGACCGGCGAGCCGGAGTATCGGGTCTACGTTTACGTGGGTCACCAGCAGATGATGACCGATCCTATGAAGCCCCTGGGCATTTCCTTCTGGCAAATGACGGCCGGCCGGCCGATGTATGAGGCCGGCGGCAGGCTGTTCGTCGACGTCACCGCTGAGCTGGCTTCGCCTGTCAAACGGGCCGCCCTGGTGGAAGGGTTGGGGAGATCCGACCCCCTCATCGGCGATGCCCTCAAGACCCTGCTCGCCCGAGGGGACTTCGTCCAGTCTCTGCCGGACGCCGGATCTGCAGCACCGCCAACCGGTGGCCCTGCATCATCCATGGCGACGGGCCCGGACATCCCCACCGACCCCGCCATCGTGGACGCACTGGTGGCCAGCGGCCAAGCCGCCTTGGAGGCCTTGCAGCGAGGCATCAAAGGCAAATCCGGCGGGGCTTTATTCGACTTCATCCTGGCGGACGTCCAGGAGTTGAAGCGGTTTTTGATGGATCCCCAAAGCATGCAAGTGATCAGGGCGGCCATGGCTGCCGCCCAGTGGCTGAATGAGCAGTTGGCGGTGTGGCTGGGTGAAAAGAACTTGGCCGATACCTTCAGCCGGTCCGTGCCCGACAACGTCACGTCGGCCATGGGGCTGGCCCTCCTGGAGGTGGCCGATGCCATCCGTCCTCACCGTGAAGTGGTCGCCTTTCTGGCGAAGGTGGTGGAAGAGGGGAACGACCAAACCTTCCTGGAGGAGATGGCCCGGCTTCCTGGAGGCCGGGCGGCCCGCGACGCATTGGCGGCATGGCTCCAGCAGTACGGAATGCGTGGCGACGGGGAAATCGACATTACGCGGCCCCGTTGGCGTGAACGCCCCGGGAGCCTGGTGCCCATCATCCTGAGTCACATAAAGAATTTCGAGCCGGGTGCCGGCCGGCGGCGTTTCCAGCAAGGGCTGGCGGAGGCAAGGCGGAAGGAGCAGGAAGTGCTGGAGCGGCTGCGGGCCTTGCCCGGCGGGGAGAAAAAGGCTGCCCAGACCAGGGAGATGATCCGGCGGCTGCGCACCTTCATCGGCTACAGGGAGTACCCGAAGTTTGTTATGGTCAGCCGTTACTTCGTGTACAAGCAAGCGCTGCTGGCGGAAGCCCGGCGACTGGTGCGGGCGGGTGTGCTACGACACCCGGAAGACATCTATTACTTGACGTTTCATGAACTGCGGGACGTGGTGCGCACCCATAAAGTCGACCAAGAACTCATCCTCAAGCGCAAGAATGCCTTCAGAACATACCAACGGCTGACGCCGCCCCGGGTTCTCACCTCCGAAGGCGAGGCCATTGCCGGGCAGTACCGGCGGGAGGCCTTGCCGGCAGGAGCCCTGGCCGGCTTGGCCGTTTCCGCCGGCACCGTGGTGGGACGGGCCCGGGTCGTCCTGGACATGGCGAAGGCCAACCTGGAGCCTGGGGACATCCTTGTTACCACCTACACGGACCCCAGTTGGACGCCCCTGTTCGTCACCATCGGCGGCTTGGTAACGGAGGTCGGCGGCCTCATGACCCACGGCGCAGTCATTGCCCGGGAATACGGTTTGCCCGCAGTCGTTGGTGTGGAACAGGCCACCCGGCTCATTGAAGATGGTCGGACCATCCGCGTCCACGGAACCGACGGGTACGTTGAAATTTTGGACGAACACCAAGGGAGGTCGGACAATTGA
- a CDS encoding nuclear transport factor 2 family protein: MKVLCAEDCGNAPKKALLRDVTIDYWGGDGQLMLENLADGAVWTVVGQAPAEGIQAIVEHRAGDRSDKPVELQIHNIITHGNVASLNATVLRQDGSRLEYCDVFRFSGFGKKAKIKEITSYRIFSNRDAEY; this comes from the coding sequence TTGAAAGTCCTTTGTGCTGAAGACTGCGGCAATGCCCCTAAGAAGGCGCTGCTCCGGGACGTGACCATCGATTATTGGGGCGGCGACGGGCAGTTGATGCTGGAGAACCTGGCCGATGGAGCAGTGTGGACCGTCGTCGGCCAAGCCCCTGCCGAGGGAATACAGGCCATCGTTGAGCACCGAGCCGGGGATCGCAGCGACAAGCCTGTGGAACTGCAAATTCACAACATCATCACCCACGGCAATGTCGCTTCCTTGAACGCTACTGTTCTGCGACAAGACGGCAGCCGGCTGGAGTACTGCGACGTGTTCCGGTTCTCGGGTTTCGGGAAGAAGGCCAAGATTAAGGAGATAACCTCGTACAGAATTTTTTCCAATAGGGATGCAGAGTACTGA
- a CDS encoding DUF302 domain-containing protein: MVQLDYTVASNKSISEAIKSLEAALAQRNFGILWHLHVNDKLREKGFDLEPDFHILEVCNPAKAKGALEMDLKIGYLLPCKIVVYQDHRDGNQTKIGLLRPEALVGILNDERFAQLAHKVEQELRAAVNLAAQD; the protein is encoded by the coding sequence ATGGTGCAGCTGGACTATACAGTAGCCAGCAACAAATCAATTTCCGAGGCCATCAAGTCCCTGGAGGCCGCTTTGGCCCAAAGGAACTTCGGCATTTTGTGGCATCTCCACGTCAACGACAAGCTGCGGGAAAAAGGCTTTGACCTGGAACCCGATTTCCATATCTTAGAGGTGTGCAACCCGGCCAAGGCCAAGGGTGCCCTTGAAATGGACCTGAAGATCGGCTACCTCTTGCCGTGCAAAATTGTCGTCTACCAGGATCACCGGGACGGCAATCAAACCAAAATCGGCCTTCTCAGGCCCGAAGCACTGGTCGGAATTCTCAACGATGAGCGCTTCGCCCAGCTGGCCCACAAGGTGGAACAAGAGCTGCGGGCCGCGGTCAACTTAGCCGCCCAAGACTGA
- a CDS encoding metalloregulator ArsR/SmtB family transcription factor, which translates to MELQARICHILANPKRLEILYNLVDGEMTAGELARAVDTTTANMSQHLALMRQYGLVSSRKEGLNVYYSLAMPEILEACQAVRNVLMEYLRRRAALVK; encoded by the coding sequence TTGGAGCTGCAGGCTCGCATCTGCCACATCTTGGCCAATCCAAAGCGCCTGGAGATCCTGTACAACCTGGTGGACGGCGAGATGACCGCCGGGGAACTGGCACGGGCGGTAGACACCACTACCGCCAATATGTCCCAGCACCTGGCCTTGATGCGCCAATACGGGCTGGTCAGCTCCCGGAAAGAAGGGCTGAACGTGTACTATAGCCTGGCAATGCCGGAAATCCTGGAGGCGTGCCAGGCGGTCCGCAACGTGCTGATGGAATATCTCCGCCGCAGAGCCGCCCTGGTGAAATGA